GCCGGTTCCGTGCTGTTGAACAGCGCCGTGGTGCTGGGGCTGGCGATCGTCTTCTACGCGCTGGTGCGGTGGCGACCCGAGCTCTTCCCCGAGTTCCTGCGCTGGCCCGATGCTCCGGGCCACTTCGCCTGGTGGCGTGGCTTCGTTCCGGGGGTGCTCGGCATCACCATCGTGGCCGGGCTCCCGTGGGCCTTCTCCCGACTGGGTGCGCTCGAGGTGATCCTGAGCGTCCTCGTCGCACAAGTGGTGGCCAGCCTGTTCTGGGACGCACTGGTGGAGCGGATCCCGGCCCACCCACTGCGGGTGGTCGGAGCGATGATCGCACTGGCCGGGACGGCACTCGCCAGCTGGAAACGCTGAGGCTCAGCCCAAGAGGAGGTCCAGGTCCAGCGGGAGGGGCTCGACGTCGAGAACCGTCCGCAACCGATCGACGCGGACGCGTCGACCACGCGGTGCATCGGCCGGCGTCTCCGACCAACGGATCGGCTCGGCCCCGGCGCGGGCGAGGACACGATCGTAGAAGTCGCGTCGCCGCAACGGTGCGGCCGCGCTGACGTTCACCACTCCCCGGTGCAGACGCAGGAGAGCGGTCTCGAGCGCGTCGAGCACCGTGGGAAGTGGAGCGAGGTTCAGCCAGGCGTCGCCGTCGTCGCGTTCGGTGCCGGCCAGCGCCCCGACCCGACGGTGCGGACCGCGTGTCGCCCCGATCAAGCCGCTCAGTCGCAGGACGGCGCCGCCGGCGGCCAGTACGTGGTCCTCGCCGGCGCGGAGGGCGCCGCCGCGACCTTCGCGGGGCACCCGTGGTGAGTCCTCGTCGACCCAGGAGCCATCGCTGGCGGCGTACACGCCGGTCGACGAGGTGTAGACGAGATGGGCACCGCCGAGCGCGTCGACGAGGTGCGCACTTCCGCGGTCGTAGACGGCCCCGTAGTCGCCCCCGCGACCGGCAGCCGCGCTGAACACCACGTGCGTGGCTCCGTCGACCACGCTGCGCAGCGCGTCGCGGTCGGCGAGATCCACCGCATGGGCGTCGAGACCGCGGTCGGCGAGTGCGGCCCGGCGCTCGTCGGAGCGCGTCGTCACCCGCAGGCGCTCGACCAGGCCCTTCTCGCGCAGGCGCTCGGCGAGGGCGGTTCCCACGAATCCGCTGCCCACGATCACCAGGTCTTCGATCGGTCGGTCTTGATCGGTGTGTCGCATGGGGGCAAGGTACCCAGGATCCATCGTCCCGACACCCTGCGCCGACCGTTCTCCGGGAGACCCACGTGCCCGCCTCCGGCGACCGCTACGCGCCTCGGCGCCCGTTTCCGGCCTACGCCTACCTACCGGGGCGAGACCCGCATCCGACGCGGCACCCCGACGGCCATTCCCACGGTGTCGAGGAGATCGAGGTCGTCGCGCCGAACCCCGGGCTCTACGCCGAGTGCGAGGACTATCTCTACGGCATCGACCTCTACAACCACGACTACCACTGGGAAGCCCACGAGGTCTGGGAGGCCCTGTGGCACGCTTCCGGCGATTCCGTCCAGCGCGAACACCTGCAGGCCCTGATCCAGGCAGCGGCGGCCGGGGTCCAGCACCGTCTGGGACGCGACAAGGGGCGCTCGCGTCTGGCGCGTCGCGCGTCCGAACGCCTGCGCACCGTGGAACGCGAGGCCGGGCGGGTGTACATGGGCGTCCAGGTCTCACGTCTGGCCACCGAACTGGGACGCTTCGCGTTCGGTGGAGACCGGCCCCCACGGATCTATCTCCTATGACGCCCTCCGGGGTGCCTCGACGGGAACTCGCCGCACACCGTTGCGTGAGAACCCGACGCCCGCCGTTGACGACCTCCCGAACCGGGGACATGCTGCCGCCATGGCTACCAATACGAGCCCGCGTGGGCTGATCACGACCGTCGTCGTCGTCCTCGTCCTGTTCGTCGGCGGAGCCGGCCTGCTGTGGTGGCAGCAGTCGACTCCGCTCCCGACGGCCGAACTCGACCGCTCCGTTTTCGAGGTCGGACGCCGACTGGAGTTCGGACTCGAGCTGCAGGCTGCGCGGGGAAGCGTGCGCGATGTGCAGGTGCGGATCCTCCAGGGCGACGTCGACGCCCTGGTGTTCGAGGACTCCCTGAACACCGCCGCCGGCCGACTGGACGTGGCGTTCCGGCTCGAGGGCCACGGCCTGCGCGAAGGAGAAGCCCTCCTCGAGGTGCATGCCGGCGACGACGTCTGGCGCCCGCGCGGCGACGCCGACACGCCGAGCGCTCGAATGCCCGTGATGATCGACCTCACTCCACCGCGGCTCGAGATCGAGGCGGCCACCCGGTACCCGCGGCCCGGTGGTTCGGCGATCGCCGTCCTGCGGAGTCGCGGCGCCACCGAGGTGCGCGTCGAGGCCGGTGAGCGCGACTACCGGGCCTACGCCCGCCAGGAACTTCCGCACCAGTTCCTGGCGCTCTACGCCCTGCCGATCGATCACCCCGCCGACGAGTTCCCCGTCGCGGTGGCCGTGGACGCGGCGGGCAACCGCGCCGTGCGGGAACTGCCCGTGGTGCTCCGCGCACCGGACGTCCGCACGGGCTCGGTGGACCTGAGCCACCGCTGGCTCCGCGAGAAACTTCCCGTGCTGCTCCCCGACGTGGACACCACCGATGACCAGGCCCTGCTCGAGGGTTTCCTGTACGTGAGTCGCGACCTCCGCGCCGAGGCCGCCGCCGAACGCGACCGGCTCGCGGCGGCCAGCGGACCCTTACGACAGTGGGAAGGTCCCTTCCTCCAGCTACCCAACAGCCGGAGCACCTCGGTGTTCGGGATCCGGCGCACCTACCGCATCGACGGCGAAGGTCTCGACACGCAGGTGCACCAGGGTTACGACCTGGCCTCGACCGCGCGGGCCCCGATCCCCGCCGCGAACACCGGGACCGTGGTCCACGCCGGTCCCCTGACGCTCTATGGAGAGACGGTGGTCCTCGATCACGGACAGGGCCTGCTCACCCTGTACGGGCACTGCTCGTCGCTCGACGTCGAGATCGGCGAACAGGTCGAGAAGGGCAAGATCATCGCCCGGACCGGGGCCACGGGTCTGGCCGGCGGCGATCACCTGCACTTCGAGGTCGTCGTGGGCGGCCAGCCGGTCACGCCGCTGCAGTGGTGGGACACGGCATGGATCCGCGATCACATCGAGGCCCCCCTGCAGGAGGCCGCGGAGGGCAGCGAGGGCGCCGGACGCTGAATCAGTCGACGGTCGAGGTGGACACCTGCGCCAGTCGCTCCTTGACGTGGTCGGCGTAGCGCAGGTCGCAGTCCATGATGTGACCGACCACCCATCGCCGGACGAACTCGACGACTTCCGCCGAGACCCGTTCGCCACTCCGCCGATGACGCACGACGAAGGACCGGAGCCTCTCGGCCAGCCGCCGGTGTTCGAACTGGTGCTGGGCGAGATCGGGCCACGCGCACTCCTCGAGCAGTCTCTCCTCGTGCTCGAAGTGCGTCTTCGTGTAGTCGTACAGGCGCGCCAGGATCTCGCTCATCTGCCGATTGGCCCGGCCCTCCCGGAAGGCGTCGTCGAGCTCGTTGTAGATCTGCACCAG
This region of Candidatus Krumholzibacteriia bacterium genomic DNA includes:
- a CDS encoding DMT family transporter; amino-acid sequence: MSPMFLLPVLVGFAVVVQAGMNRQIADHWGLAGSVLLNSAVVLGLAIVFYALVRWRPELFPEFLRWPDAPGHFAWWRGFVPGVLGITIVAGLPWAFSRLGALEVILSVLVAQVVASLFWDALVERIPAHPLRVVGAMIALAGTALASWKR
- a CDS encoding NAD-dependent epimerase/dehydratase family protein, encoding MRHTDQDRPIEDLVIVGSGFVGTALAERLREKGLVERLRVTTRSDERRAALADRGLDAHAVDLADRDALRSVVDGATHVVFSAAAGRGGDYGAVYDRGSAHLVDALGGAHLVYTSSTGVYAASDGSWVDEDSPRVPREGRGGALRAGEDHVLAAGGAVLRLSGLIGATRGPHRRVGALAGTERDDGDAWLNLAPLPTVLDALETALLRLHRGVVNVSAAAPLRRRDFYDRVLARAGAEPIRWSETPADAPRGRRVRVDRLRTVLDVEPLPLDLDLLLG
- a CDS encoding DUF309 domain-containing protein, translated to MPASGDRYAPRRPFPAYAYLPGRDPHPTRHPDGHSHGVEEIEVVAPNPGLYAECEDYLYGIDLYNHDYHWEAHEVWEALWHASGDSVQREHLQALIQAAAAGVQHRLGRDKGRSRLARRASERLRTVEREAGRVYMGVQVSRLATELGRFAFGGDRPPRIYLL
- a CDS encoding M23 family metallopeptidase, with the translated sequence MATNTSPRGLITTVVVVLVLFVGGAGLLWWQQSTPLPTAELDRSVFEVGRRLEFGLELQAARGSVRDVQVRILQGDVDALVFEDSLNTAAGRLDVAFRLEGHGLREGEALLEVHAGDDVWRPRGDADTPSARMPVMIDLTPPRLEIEAATRYPRPGGSAIAVLRSRGATEVRVEAGERDYRAYARQELPHQFLALYALPIDHPADEFPVAVAVDAAGNRAVRELPVVLRAPDVRTGSVDLSHRWLREKLPVLLPDVDTTDDQALLEGFLYVSRDLRAEAAAERDRLAAASGPLRQWEGPFLQLPNSRSTSVFGIRRTYRIDGEGLDTQVHQGYDLASTARAPIPAANTGTVVHAGPLTLYGETVVLDHGQGLLTLYGHCSSLDVEIGEQVEKGKIIARTGATGLAGGDHLHFEVVVGGQPVTPLQWWDTAWIRDHIEAPLQEAAEGSEGAGR
- a CDS encoding bacteriohemerythrin; this translates as MQIEFDERIRTGIPEIDEQHQRLVQIYNELDDAFREGRANRQMSEILARLYDYTKTHFEHEERLLEECAWPDLAQHQFEHRRLAERLRSFVVRHRRSGERVSAEVVEFVRRWVVGHIMDCDLRYADHVKERLAQVSTSTVD